The genome window GATACAGAATCCTTTCTGTAACTCCTGAGGCTCTTGATTTGTGTTCCTCTCGAGTTGGAACCAGCAGCATTTGTGTATTACtccccaaggggaaaaaaaatccctggttgtTAGAGATGTAATTGATTTGCTTGCACTCACCTTCAACTTCACTAGCCATGTAGGTTGTGAGTCCTTGGCACATAGTGAAGGTGTCTTGTCCGTAAGACTGGAGGTCACCGACAGGTCTCCTGATGACTTCGAATACTATCTCCTTTGTAGGTTGTCCTTGACTTTCCAGGTTCTAAACATCAAATAACATCATTCAGCAAGGTCATCAGTGCCTCAACCCCTTTAATGTTATGCATATTCCTCTTTCTGGAATGGTGACTCAATGCTTGGTATTTTGCTCACAGCTGTACTTAGTACAGTCTTTTAATCTGCTGTGGGATGTTTAGCAAACAGATCTTTCTAAGGGACTGAAGGTGGAGGGAGGCTAAAGAGAACTGGAAACTCAACCAAACAGTTGAACAAGAAGAGAGTAGTGCAGTCAGTATTTTAACACAGACCTGCTATAGAAATGTTTCCTTGGTCACTTCCTATTCTCTCACCCTAGAAATAGTCAGGTTGTACCTTGGAAGCATGGAAGGAGAGGTCTCTGCATTCAGCTTTCTAAAATGGGAACCGAAGAGGGTGGTAGCAATGCTTGGCAGACACACCTACACTCAAATGATTTGCAAGTAGTGTTTATGACCTCTTGGAGAACTCTGAGAGTTTTAGTGGGACAGTTTTTTCTGAACTGCTCCAAAGTGCTTTGTTTCAAATGCATTTTCCTCCTTGAGTGCTTTATCATCTGGACAAAGGATCTGGATGCCTGTATGGTCTCTTATGACCGAGGCTTCCTGCTGGTTTGTATCTCCCCCGATTTAGCTACAGCTGCAGGACTCCTGTTCTGGCTGACACAATTAATACAGAGGAAAGGCAGTTGAGTGTAGAGATGCTTGCTGTGGCCCTCAAGGCAAATGGAGGTCCGAACAAGAGCATCTGCAAAGCAATGTTCCAAATGACTTTCAAGTATTCATAGATATTGCTATCCAAAAATAATTCATGCCATTGGAGGCTTCCTAATATAAACTGTTTCTTAGCAACCGCCAACCTAAACGTCCTCAGAGAAAATGTAGCGAGGGGAATGGGGGGAATGATGCACctactctttttcttttgaaaaaccaTCCCGATGGCAAATGTTCAAGCCACGTGActgttcagaaaaacaaaatcctgcCCCTTGTGAAAATCTCATCCtctccagaaagaaaaagcacagtGAAGAAGCAGCTTGATGAACTCCAGGGTAAAGACACACTTAGCAGGGATGACTGGGATTAATGTAGGCTTTCAACATTATGGTGGAATTCTATCCAAGGGCTCCTGAAAGCCCAGTCCAGCATGCTTCCGCCTTCTTGCTGCTAAGCAAGGAGTTGAGACAAGCTTCAGGGAGCCAAGAGATGCACCTTAGGACAAGCAAGTCCAGAATTATAGCTAGAGGTGAATGGTTTTGCTCAAGTCTACACCTGGGTAACTCTCCCCTTTTTCTTCCCCGCCATGCCTTCTTGCCCTTTAAAGCCAGGATTTCTATAAGGACTCAGTTCTCGGACTTCAAGAGAAGCCAGGGTCTACAAAAGGTTAGTAGGTTTAATGCTGAGATAACTTTTAAAATGTCTGTGCTAATTCCGTGGGCTGAACTCATGCTGATGTGGtgctttgttcttctgaaaaactTTTGAAAGCTGGAAATCtgatttaaacttttttcctcattACTGCATCATTTGTGCTGTCtaaaagcatgattttttttttagctagcaAAGAATGTGAGATTTATATGAAGAGTACTGTGCCAAAAATCTAAAATCTCTAAACACAAAGCAGTATTAAAAAGCAGTCAAtctaaataatcttttaaaacatTATAAAGATAGTCTAGGTGATCTGCAACactaaaaaaagacaggaaagccCACCCCTGCAAGCATCTGAAGCTGGGTACTCTAACTTTTCAAAGGTTTCAGATTATGTAAAATGTCATTGCAATTGATACTGCTTTGTAAGCAATGGTGTGATCTAAATGGCTTTTAAAGTAACTGTTGGTTTCAAAGTTTTTGAAAGGAGCAATGTCTGACATCAGTTTACTTTGCATTACTGTACAACTTCACGAGTAAGTACCCCTTCATCTTACCGCAGCCTCTTCAGCCAGTCTGGGAAGGGCATCGAACTCGGGCATCTCCTGTCTGTTCATGACGGAAATGAGGCAAGCGTTCTTTGCCTCCACTTTGGTTGCAATAAAGCCCTGTAAAATGAAGTCATTGATGATCAGGAATTCAGTTTTTCAACAATTAGGTTAGGAATGAAGTCTGTATTAGAAATGAACAAATGCACATAGTTTTCACCCCCAAAACTTGGGTGCAAAATGTTAAGAATAAAGAAACGGATCCTGTATTTGGTCAGCTTTATAGGAGCTAGTCTCCTTgtacattttctgaaaaaagcaTGTTCCTTGCCACTCACTCTGTCATAGTTCAGAATGGTTTTCCATAACCCTTGGCTGCTTCTGCCCTCGATAATTGCCACGCGCCATTGCGTATTGATGGTCAGGATTTCGTAGCCTCCAGCAACGTGGATTTCCTTGGTTATGACTTGCTGGTTTCTACCCTTATTCTGAaactagaaaacaaaattaaacagcacTTGTAGACTTTCAAGTTAGTCAGTTATCTCCCCAAAGCTTTAGCAAAATCACTGCTCTAATAGAAAAAGTGGTGGCCCACAGGGAGTGCCTTTAGTGACCATAGAAGGTCTCTAAATGACAAAGAATTATGGCTGTGGCATATTGGAGTAGCTGTAAGAATTCTTTTAACAGATTCCACAAATATTTTCTATAGCTTACAACTGTCATCTGGTGGCTTTAGAGTTTTGTGTGTGAAAAGTTTGGGATTCCTTCCCTCCaaagcggtggagaaagaagcaaggAAAACTCCAGAAGCATGGACTATAGACACTGCAGCAATGTATATGTAACTTGGTCACTCTACTCACCTCTTGAGCAAGGGTTGGAGTCAGCAAGAGTCCGAGAAGGACGGTGGTCACAATCTGAAATGACAATTGAAAACAAAAGTGTAACTGCAGGTCTAGCATTTAACTGTACTTCTTGGATGCTGTTTTGCTTTCCTACTGGAATGACAAGAGTCACCTAAAGTGCGTCATCCTTGCTTTACCCTAGAATAATGCAAATTGGACACATAGTAGGATGCTTTTTCAAGAGCCGAATCTGAAGTTGCTTCCGAGACCTTTACAGTCATATACAGAGATTTGACAAGAAACAATGTTATTTACAAGAAAGACGGTTTTGCAAAAACATTGACAAAAATGGATGCAGGCTTCCTGTAGACTGAATAATGCATACTTGAACCTTTAAAAAAAGTCCTTACCTCTTCATGTCATTAGGTTTATAGGGTCCGAGTGGCTCACTCTGGAGGAGAAAAATCTCCCCAGAGCAGCATACTTTTTTGCTATAGGCACTTCAGAGGTGTAAAGGCAACGGTTTTGAATCACAAGTTTTAGTgtataaggaaaaaaagagcatgcATACTCACAGTGAATTTCATCTTGACTGCAGAGCTGATGCTAGTGCAGGTAGAATGAACAATGTGAACCATCCACCTTATATATGTTTTCAGAATTAGGTGTGGAATGGTTAAGtgtggaaataaaataattttgaaatttgtatCCCTCTCTGTATGTCACTGAACGTTGTTTCCTGCTGTAAGTACTTCATAAATATGGGGGGTTTACTTATGTATATTTTGACCTGCCACAGTCTGATAATTCCCAGATAAGAATCCATTTGCagtgaaaaattaaatatgttttatgGTAACTTTCTGACATGTACCAATTAGTTGTGAAAATTCACATTAAACTTGAGACCAGAGATAGCCTAGGGTTTAAAAAAATAGTCTTACTGTAGGCATACAAATAAGAGCCTTTGTGCCTTCCAAAATGTAGTAACCATAGGGCCCAGCAAGGTATGTGGCCCAAGCCCAGTATTGCCACTAAGAATTGTTTTAAGTAAATAGGCAGTTCAAGCTGGAGTGTTACATACATGTGCAAGTCTGGGGgtgcctcttttttattttaggtGGTAACAataatggctttttttcccccaccttgcCTCAGCTTGTTTTCTGTGGTGATATAAACACTTGCTGGCAAAGGAGATCATTGAGTTAGGGAGGTTTTTGAATACTTGGGTTTTGTGTCCAGTTGCTCAGTTTCATTCTGTGTGCAATCTGAGCCTGAGGTAGGGAATCGCTCTGAAGATTCCAAAATTACTTTTCAACTGGAATC of Opisthocomus hoazin isolate bOpiHoa1 chromosome 28, bOpiHoa1.hap1, whole genome shotgun sequence contains these proteins:
- the GKN1 gene encoding gastrokine-1 → MVHIVHSTCTSISSAVKMKFTIVTTVLLGLLLTPTLAQEFQNKGRNQQVITKEIHVAGGYEILTINTQWRVAIIEGRSSQGLWKTILNYDRGFIATKVEAKNACLISVMNRQEMPEFDALPRLAEEAANLESQGQPTKEIVFEVIRRPVGDLQSYGQDTFTMCQGLTTYMASEVEAPLYTYHQGSCLRFDVLQLLDLKYCYNNSMV